DNA from Ancylothrix sp. D3o:
CCCCCTAATCCACTTAACCGCCGATCTCGACCGCCAAAACTACAGCTTATTAAATCAGCTACCCTCTTCTGTTTGTCAACATCTCGAAACCCAAATCATCTACAACTTTAGTCAAGAGCATCCCAAATAAATCTTGACAAAAACCTTACTCAGTGGTATGGTCAGTCGTAAATAAAGAATTGGCAAACTTTCCCTCATCCCCAGACCAATTCACAATTCACAACTGACCACTAACCCCTGAAAAATTAAGGCACAAAAGGAATAATATTCCGCAGAAAGCCCCGCACCTTCAGCAAGAAAATAAGATGCTGAATATCCGAGCTAATTCTTACCTCTGCCGGCCCTTTTTGTAAATCTTCTTGAATCGAAATATACTCCGCCGCACTCACGAGGCTGCCATCCAAAGGCGAACGCGCCTCCGTAAAAATCTCTGTCCGCAGAATTTCTTCGGGAATATCCTCTGGCGGGGGTAAAGCAAGGGCCGGTGAAACCACACCGACAAACCACAAAAGTAAACAAATAACAGCAAACTTTTTCATGGGTCTGTCCTCCAACCGGCTCCTTAACCCATGTTACTCGAAATAGCTGCTTTGAGAAACCAACTCCTCACTCGGTTTTTGTCGCACAGCGGCCAATTCCTTCCCTACCCGAACTTGCACAATCACCTCGTTGAGATAATTGCTAATATAAGATGTTAACGCATGGATAAACGTCACAACGCCCAGCATTTCACATAGCTCCTCAAAAGTAGCGAT
Protein-coding regions in this window:
- a CDS encoding glutathione S-transferase, with the translated sequence MKKFAVICLLLWFVGVVSPALALPPPEDIPEEILRTEIFTEARSPLDGSLVSAAEYISIQEDLQKGPAEVRISSDIQHLIFLLKVRGFLRNIIPFVP